A stretch of DNA from Hirundo rustica isolate bHirRus1 chromosome 1, bHirRus1.pri.v3, whole genome shotgun sequence:
ATACAGCTATTCTTGTGCATTTTCAAGTCTTGCCATTCCCCCCAACTACCTTCCCCACTCCCAGCACCTTCACATTTTTAGCTGAAACAGCTGAGTTAAGCATGATTCTGTTTAAGTTGCCACATCGCTCTGGTTGCTGTAATATATACAAGCTTTCTAAAAACTGCACTAGGAGGCAGGAAGAGCATTTTCACATGCTATACTTTGGGATTAGAAAAAACCTGCTCTGATGGTTTCTATACTCCAATCAATAAAACAAGTCATGCATCACCATGGTACTAAAGCAAAGAGCCAAAAgacctttttaattttaacctAGTGTTCAAAATACAGTTTACTCCTCATGCAACTCTATCTTTGCACTACAGgtggcaccaaaaaaaaacaccctcaaAGACTTTAtgcatgctggagcagggaataaGTGTGAAGAAGAGGGAACAAGGTAAAGCAACAGCAttctttttattactgttgGAGAATGGAACACTTGAAGAGCTAACTTTCTGAAAAGCTTATATTTTACAGCACCACATTTTAACGCTGAGATTTGTTGTCTAAATAACCAAGTTGCAAGAAAAGCCTTCCTTCTGACAGACTTAAGCAAGCTCATAGCTTTGAAAAATTTGGCCTAATTAATTATTTGACTCCTGAGACTGGACTGAGGTTTCCTGCAATAAATCCTCTAAAATTGTGtttcacaaaacaaaactttaaaagtgagaaaaaagcACTCAATTTTCCAGCCACCCACTCACCTCTGTGAAACTGAAGAAGAGTCCTATCCCTCCAACAAATCTCAGCACCATTCCAGAATATTCTTCCATTATCGGTGCACATGGTCTACAGTGGAGAGTTCTAAGACAATCCTGTAGCAGACACAGAGAAATGCTTCCCATTTGCTGATGCCACTTTGCTGTTTGAAAGCATCTAGTTTGCTCTAGAAGAGACAGCTACCCATGGACAAAACCCCGGCAGCTTTAAAGGCCCCAAGAGAGCAAGTATATATAAATGACAGTGGAGTACAAACTTTGCAGGGTGCCCTGTTAATTGTCTCTCCAGTAAGTTAAGAGAAAAGCTTAATAACACTGCAACAACTACTTTACCTATCTGTTAAAATGCTGCTCTCTGAAACTTTGAAAACAGTTGTACATTTTTGAACAAATGCAGTGTGAAAAAGTTACGGTTTTTCACACTTGAGGAACTTACAGCGGCGCAGGTTTCATTTGCGTAAAATACTCTGAATCCACAACAATTCAGATTTCTCTCAATATCTGTTCTTGCACTGTTGGTGTTACTCCATCCGACCTCCAGAAGTTCACTCTAGAAGCCATAAGCAAATACAAATTACATTAATTGAACTGTTTTACACTGCAAGCCAATATGCAAAATCAAGTTGGTAATGCCCTAACTAAAGCCTTCAGATCTTGATGCTTAAAAGgagaatataaatatattaaagaatAACTGGAGTGTGCAAAGAGGCTGTGTAGCTAACGAAAGAACAGCACCTAACAGCAGCATATTCATGGGTAtaattcctttccttcctttgttttACAAGATCACTAGTAAAGGGACATGCAACTAATCTAGCTGGGACTGCCCAGGCTGTGCACAAAAAGCATCCTCACGtgcaaaaaattattatttagtCAGTCACTGTGCCCTTACCCTCTTCTTATGCATGAAGAACTGGTCTCCATTCCACATGGAAGACTGTTGCACTTTCACATGTAACTGCCTAATGTAGTTATGACCTTTCCAGCTACGCAAGAACAATTCAGTGACATTATCAAATTTACACCATGATTACTGTTTATTTCATCAGCTTATCTGAAACTGCTGAATATGAGATTTATTCACGATATCATGCTGCTACACCTATGACCATAAACCAAGAAAGGAAGTTTAacaaatcaatttttttaaaaaaagttattttaggaccgaaatgtatttctttctagCTACCAGAGTCAAGCACTGACCAAGGTTTAGTCTTTAATAAATAGGAcagtgctgattttttttttttaaatatgctcTTCCCATTTTATGGAGGGCTAAATACAAGTGGCGTGAacatgtgtacatatatatttatgtgttaTGCTATAGATTAACTGAGAAGTCAGGAAACTTTTCTTACCTGCTGTTCCTCATTTAGTGCCAAACACGCACAGGAGACAGAGAACTGGACAATAAAGACTAGCAGAAGAATAATCATGTACTGGAAACAATCAATAGTTAAGGATATCCTCtcattaattttgcttttataacaTACACACCTAATGGTACTCCTTATTTCACTGGGTAACAGTAAgtccattaaaagaaaagaactgtggAAGCAAATTCTGATTGGATGTGGAAAAAACGACCTAAATAATGTTCCCAAATGCCAATCACCTTGTATTATCTCTTTTTGGCTACTACTATACATAGCTGGTATTTCCGGGTTAGGTATTTCCTGCCTAGCAAGAAAACATGAGCACAGAGGTTAACAGAAGGAGTTTTGAGAGAAAAATCTCCAACCATTTTCTCCAACTTTAGGGACCCATGTAATTTCAATACACGTCACTTAAATAAGGTAGTAGAGGACATATTTTTCTGAGTATTGAATAttcagattacttttttttccatgacagAGCCCTGTAATTAATGacaaaaaataacttcatagtagattaaaaataaaaaaaggtaaGAGTTGCTCTTGGAACACAGCTTTGCACTATTTTGGACTACTGCATCTGAAGATggtattaaacaaaaataataaagtttGATACTAAAGATCATGTCTTGAAAGGTGGGGAGTACTTTCAAAATCTGGCTGCTGCGTTCAGAGGTAGATACTTCACACAATTAAGCTGTTTGTAAAGTGGAGGTCAGTTCTTATTCACAGACCACAAAAGTTACACATTAATAGTTCACCTACTTTAGCTTCGTGTAGGGCTGAGCACACAGTAAGAGGCACCTGTGACACAGTGAGCTACCATAAAGGTCGCAAACAATTAAAAtagtcttatttttaaaaagagatgtgAATACTTCTATCTTCAGAGCACAaacaatggaagaaaaaaaggaaactgaaagaaagttAAATGCCAAGGAAGTCTAATTTAGACTACACTTGACAGAAGCAGGATTGCgaatttctgttctgtttctgaagCACCTCCCCCAGCAGTCTCAGCAGCCAGAGGAGGTTGTTTACATGGCTCCAACCACGCTGCAATCAATGCAAAGCATCAGAAGGATACAAAGAATAGCAATACTTGATGATGTTTCACTGCACCAATCAATCCGACTAAGGCAATAAAGAAGAGGAAGACTCCTACTGCAATTACCACTCCAACAACTCTGAAACTAGAGATGAGGCCAAAGCCAATTCCCCATGCTGCAATTCCAATCAGCAGCAGGCTCACCagctggagggaagagaaaacacaaagttAAACTACATATTAAAACAGGCTCCCAcacacagataatttttttacattaaatttgtttttagaaaGGTACAATTTTTCttgtgcaaagagaaaaaacataaCCCTAAACAAACCAATCCTCCACATCACTGTGTAGACAATTTCAGTTCCAGATGTTTTAAGGCATACATATTCTTCCACACTGTCAATGTGGAACTGTTACAACTCAAACTACCTGTAAGTCAAGCCGTGTTGTACTATCAGTGACTGACCAGAGACGCTAA
This window harbors:
- the TSPAN13 gene encoding tetraspanin-13 isoform X2 encodes the protein MQKWLPELKRRVLVSLLLIGIAAWGIGFGLISSFRVVGVVIAVGVFLFFIALVGLIGAVKHHQVLLFFYMIILLLVFIVQFSVSCACLALNEEQQSELLEVGWSNTNSARTDIERNLNCCGFRVFYANETCAADCLRTLHCRPCAPIMEEYSGMVLRFVGGIGLFFSFTEILGVWLTYRYRNQKDPRANPSAFI
- the TSPAN13 gene encoding tetraspanin-13 isoform X1; its protein translation is MACGGFACSKNCLCALNLLYTLVSLLLIGIAAWGIGFGLISSFRVVGVVIAVGVFLFFIALVGLIGAVKHHQVLLFFYMIILLLVFIVQFSVSCACLALNEEQQSELLEVGWSNTNSARTDIERNLNCCGFRVFYANETCAADCLRTLHCRPCAPIMEEYSGMVLRFVGGIGLFFSFTEILGVWLTYRYRNQKDPRANPSAFI